A region of Streptomyces sp. WMMC500 DNA encodes the following proteins:
- a CDS encoding cytochrome c oxidase assembly protein translates to MDHGGHGSHLDLPPFTLGRGLEWTGEPVFLIGSLAALALYGYGVLRLRRRGDAWPVGRTVAFTLGVLTIVLVMCTGLNDYGMVMFSVHMVQHMVISMLSPILLLLGAPVTLLLRALPTGRPRSAVVSLLHSRYLMVITHPVFTIPLFIASLYALYFTPLFDTLMESKAGHVGMMIHFLVVGLVFFWPIMGVDPGPNRPTHVMRMLTLFAGMPFHAFFGIALMMGSEPMVDVYSNPPASLGIDALDDQQAAGGIAWAFSEIPSVLVLVALVYQWYNSEQRRAKRGDRTADRDGDRELAAYNAYLASLQARKP, encoded by the coding sequence ATGGACCACGGCGGGCACGGCAGCCATCTCGACCTTCCGCCGTTCACCCTGGGGCGCGGCCTGGAGTGGACCGGCGAGCCCGTCTTCCTCATCGGTTCCCTCGCCGCCCTCGCCCTCTACGGCTACGGGGTCCTCCGGCTGCGCCGCCGCGGGGACGCCTGGCCGGTGGGGCGGACCGTCGCCTTCACTCTCGGTGTGCTGACCATCGTCCTCGTCATGTGCACGGGCCTGAACGACTACGGCATGGTCATGTTCAGCGTGCACATGGTGCAGCACATGGTGATCAGCATGCTGTCGCCGATCCTGCTGCTCCTCGGCGCTCCCGTGACACTGCTGCTGCGTGCCCTGCCCACGGGCAGGCCCCGCTCCGCGGTGGTCTCGCTGCTGCACAGCCGCTACCTGATGGTGATCACGCACCCCGTGTTCACGATCCCGCTGTTCATCGCGAGCCTGTACGCGCTCTACTTCACCCCGCTCTTCGACACGCTGATGGAGAGCAAGGCCGGGCACGTCGGGATGATGATCCACTTCCTGGTTGTGGGCCTGGTCTTCTTCTGGCCGATCATGGGCGTCGACCCGGGCCCGAACCGGCCCACGCACGTGATGCGGATGCTGACGCTCTTCGCGGGCATGCCGTTCCACGCCTTCTTCGGCATCGCGCTGATGATGGGCAGCGAGCCGATGGTGGACGTCTACAGCAACCCGCCCGCCTCCCTGGGCATCGACGCCCTGGACGACCAGCAGGCCGCCGGCGGCATCGCCTGGGCGTTCAGCGAGATCCCCTCGGTGCTGGTCCTCGTCGCGCTGGTCTACCAGTGGTACAACTCCGAGCAGCGCCGCGCGAAGCGCGGCGACCGCACCGCCGACCGCGACGGAGACCGGGAGCTGGCGGCGTACAACGCCTATCTGGCCTCCCTCCAGGCTCGCAAGCCGTAA
- a CDS encoding glutamine amidotransferase — protein MNDNSLRLVWVYPDLLSTYGDQGNALVVERRARQRGYDVTRVDVRSDQPVPASADIYLIGGGEDRPQRLAAERLRRDGGLNRAAGNGAIIFSVCAGYQILGHEFINDLDRQEPGLGLLDVTSGRGQAGRCVGDVLGDIDPQLGLPQLTGFENHQGVTHLGPTAKPLARVRFGHGNGTGDGTEGAWNGNVFGTYMHGPVLARNPQIADLLIRLALESSGLPPVDDRWYEALRNERIAAASASR, from the coding sequence ATGAACGACAACAGCCTGCGCCTCGTCTGGGTCTACCCCGACCTGCTGTCCACCTACGGCGACCAGGGCAACGCCCTCGTCGTCGAGCGCCGCGCGCGGCAGCGCGGCTACGACGTCACGCGCGTCGACGTCCGCTCCGACCAGCCCGTGCCCGCCTCCGCCGACATCTACCTCATCGGCGGCGGCGAGGACCGCCCGCAGCGGCTCGCCGCCGAGCGGCTGCGCCGCGACGGCGGGCTGAACCGGGCCGCGGGCAATGGCGCGATCATCTTCTCCGTCTGCGCCGGCTACCAGATCCTGGGCCACGAGTTCATCAACGACCTCGACCGGCAGGAGCCGGGCCTCGGGCTGCTCGACGTCACCAGCGGGCGCGGCCAGGCCGGCCGCTGCGTCGGCGACGTGCTGGGCGACATCGATCCGCAGCTCGGCCTGCCCCAGCTCACCGGCTTCGAGAACCACCAGGGCGTCACCCACCTCGGCCCCACCGCCAAGCCGCTCGCCCGGGTCCGCTTCGGCCACGGCAACGGCACCGGCGACGGCACCGAGGGCGCGTGGAACGGCAACGTCTTCGGCACGTACATGCACGGCCCCGTGCTCGCCCGTAACCCGCAGATCGCCGACCTGCTGATCAGGCTGGCGCTGGAGTCCTCCGGCCTGCCGCCGGTCGACGACCGCTGGTACGAGGCCCTGCGCAACGAGCGCATCGCCGCCGCCAGCGCCTCCCGCTGA
- a CDS encoding TetR family transcriptional regulator — translation MDNRRGEREQATEDRRRELLEAADRVVLRDGPGASMNAIAAEAGITKPILYRHFGDKGGLYRALAVRHTDALLAALRAALDAPTGRRERVEATLDTYLSAIEARPQVYRFLMHPADGGALDVPEPAPAAEATERDFEVGRHSAPLLRRLGEELAQVIADRIDFGPGGAVIARAWGHGIVGMMHAAGDWWLRERPCSRAELVQSLADLLWGRLAAAADKAGGPGL, via the coding sequence ATGGACAACCGGCGCGGCGAGAGGGAGCAGGCGACCGAGGACCGGCGCCGCGAACTGCTCGAAGCCGCGGACCGGGTGGTCCTGCGAGACGGCCCGGGCGCCTCGATGAACGCGATCGCCGCCGAGGCCGGTATCACCAAGCCCATCCTCTACCGCCACTTCGGTGACAAGGGCGGCCTGTACCGCGCGCTCGCCGTACGCCACACCGACGCCCTGCTCGCCGCCCTGCGCGCCGCGCTCGACGCCCCCACCGGCCGGCGTGAGCGCGTCGAGGCCACCCTCGACACGTACCTCTCGGCCATCGAGGCCCGCCCGCAGGTCTACCGCTTCCTCATGCACCCGGCCGACGGCGGCGCCCTCGACGTCCCGGAACCGGCCCCGGCCGCCGAGGCCACCGAGCGCGACTTCGAGGTCGGCCGCCACTCCGCGCCGCTGCTCCGCCGCCTGGGGGAGGAGCTGGCCCAGGTCATAGCCGACCGCATCGACTTCGGCCCCGGCGGCGCGGTGATCGCCCGCGCCTGGGGCCACGGCATCGTCGGCATGATGCACGCCGCCGGCGACTGGTGGCTGCGCGAACGGCCCTGCAGCCGCGCCGAGTTGGTGCAGAGCCTCGCAGACCTGCTCTGGGGGCGGCTCGCCGCCGCCGCGGACAAGGCCGGCGGACCCGGACTGTAG
- a CDS encoding MurT ligase domain-containing protein: MAGNTEPLSPRSKLAVTAGRAAAAVSRAAGKGSGSVIGGKVALRLDPDLLGRLAGHLDVVLVSATNGKTTTTRLIAEALRASGPVVSNALGANMPAGITSALAGGSDARYGVIEVDEKYLATVARDVTPKAIALLNLSRDQLDRAAETRMLAERWREGLSGNKALVVANCDDPLVVWAASSSPNVLWVAAGQEWKDDAWSCPSCGGVLQRPGEDWLCAECGFRRPVPSWALSGEHVLDPHGAAWPIRLQLPGRANRANATTAAAVAAAFGVHPQTALERMWEVTAVAGRYDTVQFGGRDLRLLLAKNPAGWLETFSLIDPPPTPVVLSVNARGADGTDTSWLWDVDYTRLTGHPLYVIGDRKLDLAVRLEVANQSFRVCEHVDEAVAAAPPGRIEVIANYTAFQDLRRRVGN, translated from the coding sequence ATGGCAGGCAACACGGAACCGCTGTCGCCACGGTCCAAGCTGGCCGTCACGGCGGGCAGGGCGGCGGCGGCGGTGTCCCGCGCCGCGGGCAAGGGCAGCGGCTCCGTGATCGGCGGCAAGGTCGCGCTCAGGCTGGACCCCGACCTCCTCGGCCGGCTCGCCGGCCACCTCGACGTCGTCCTCGTCTCCGCCACCAACGGCAAGACCACCACCACCCGGCTGATCGCGGAGGCCCTGCGCGCCTCCGGGCCCGTCGTCTCCAACGCACTCGGCGCCAACATGCCCGCCGGCATCACCTCGGCGCTCGCCGGCGGCTCCGACGCGCGCTACGGCGTCATCGAGGTCGACGAGAAGTACCTCGCCACCGTCGCCCGCGACGTCACCCCCAAGGCCATCGCGCTGCTCAACCTCTCCCGCGACCAGCTCGACCGCGCCGCCGAGACCCGCATGCTCGCCGAGCGCTGGCGCGAGGGCCTGTCCGGCAACAAGGCGCTCGTCGTCGCCAACTGCGACGACCCCCTCGTCGTCTGGGCCGCCTCCTCCAGCCCGAACGTGCTCTGGGTCGCCGCCGGCCAGGAGTGGAAGGACGACGCCTGGTCCTGCCCCTCCTGCGGCGGCGTCCTCCAGCGCCCGGGCGAGGACTGGCTGTGCGCCGAGTGCGGCTTCCGCCGCCCCGTACCCAGTTGGGCGCTGTCCGGCGAGCACGTGCTCGACCCGCACGGCGCCGCCTGGCCGATCCGCCTCCAGCTCCCCGGCCGGGCCAACCGCGCCAACGCCACCACCGCCGCCGCCGTGGCCGCCGCCTTCGGCGTGCACCCGCAGACGGCGCTGGAGCGCATGTGGGAGGTCACCGCGGTCGCCGGGAGGTACGACACCGTCCAGTTCGGCGGCCGTGACCTGCGGCTGCTGCTGGCGAAGAACCCGGCGGGCTGGCTGGAGACGTTCTCCCTGATCGACCCCCCGCCCACCCCCGTGGTGCTCTCCGTCAACGCCCGCGGCGCCGACGGCACCGACACGTCCTGGCTGTGGGACGTCGACTACACCCGGCTGACCGGCCACCCGCTGTACGTCATCGGCGACCGCAAGCTCGACCTCGCCGTCCGGCTGGAGGTGGCGAACCAGAGCTTCCGCGTCTGCGAGCACGTCGACGAGGCCGTCGCCGCCGCGCCGCCCGGCCGGATCGAGGTCATCGCCAACTACACCGCGTTCCAGGACCTGCGCCGCCGCGTCGGCAACTGA